A single genomic interval of Rhizobium leguminosarum bv. trifolii WSM1325 harbors:
- a CDS encoding NnrUfamily protein (PFAM: NnrUfamily protein~KEGG: rec:RHECIAT_CH0003270 putative nitrate reductase protein), whose product MTLLIVGIILFLGVHLVRVLLPDFRRSMIASLGEKGWRAAYSIASIATLILLIYGFGQARQVTGMLYNPPVWMAHITITLMLIAMVCLVASLLPAGHIAAKTKHPMVLSVKIWALAHLLANGETSSVLLFAAFLAWGVILRISLKRRQRAGEITLRPFVSAKYDLYAIIIGIVVWALIIWKLHEWLIGVSPLVI is encoded by the coding sequence ATGACATTGCTTATCGTCGGCATCATACTTTTCCTCGGGGTGCATCTGGTGCGAGTGCTGTTGCCGGACTTTCGCCGTTCGATGATCGCAAGCCTCGGCGAGAAGGGCTGGCGGGCGGCCTATTCCATTGCCAGCATCGCCACGCTGATCCTGTTGATCTACGGCTTCGGGCAGGCGCGACAGGTGACCGGAATGCTCTACAATCCACCGGTCTGGATGGCGCATATAACAATCACGCTGATGCTGATCGCGATGGTCTGTCTCGTCGCCTCGCTGCTGCCGGCGGGGCATATCGCGGCCAAGACCAAACATCCGATGGTGCTGTCGGTGAAGATCTGGGCGCTGGCGCACCTGCTCGCCAATGGCGAGACGTCGTCGGTTCTGCTGTTTGCCGCCTTTCTCGCCTGGGGCGTCATCTTGCGCATTTCATTGAAACGGCGGCAGCGGGCGGGCGAGATCACGCTCCGGCCGTTCGTCTCGGCCAAATACGACCTCTATGCCATCATCATCGGCATCGTCGTCTGGGCGCTGATCATCTGGAAGCTGCACGAATGGTTGATCGGCGTTTCGCCGCTCGTCATCTGA
- a CDS encoding conserved hypothetical protein (KEGG: rec:RHECIAT_CH0003271 hypothetical protein): MSRFLLSTYLSVSFLAPAIAEAADRPKQLVIISFDGAHDNALWLKSREMAAKNGAHFTYFLSCTFLMNEAAKKAYQAPHQKRGKSNVGFAQSDDEIRERLGNIWHAHLEGHDISSHACGHFDGRLWSEADWSAEYATFHATLENAWKSVGLQAPAGWQDLVDHGIKGFRAPYLSATAGADMVAAEKKAGFTYDASLVTKGPAMPVEEDGITRFGLPLIPEGPSEKPIIGMDYNLFVRHSKGEEDTADSVEFEDRAYAAFKEAFDKQYAGNRIPLQLGFHFVEMNGGAYWRALDRLVSDVCHRTDVACVSYSEAIPMIEARGKLQTSGL; encoded by the coding sequence ATGTCTCGCTTTCTCCTCTCTACCTACCTTTCTGTCTCGTTCCTCGCTCCGGCAATCGCAGAGGCCGCCGACCGGCCGAAACAGCTCGTCATCATTTCCTTCGACGGCGCGCACGACAATGCGCTCTGGCTGAAGAGCCGCGAGATGGCGGCGAAAAACGGCGCCCACTTCACCTATTTTCTCTCCTGCACTTTCCTGATGAACGAGGCGGCGAAGAAGGCCTACCAGGCGCCGCACCAGAAACGCGGAAAATCCAACGTGGGCTTCGCCCAGAGCGACGACGAGATCCGCGAGCGCCTCGGCAATATCTGGCACGCCCATCTCGAAGGACACGACATATCGAGCCATGCCTGCGGCCATTTCGACGGCCGCCTCTGGAGCGAGGCCGACTGGTCGGCCGAATACGCCACCTTCCACGCGACGCTTGAGAATGCCTGGAAGAGCGTCGGCCTTCAGGCGCCTGCCGGCTGGCAGGATCTGGTTGATCACGGCATCAAGGGCTTTCGCGCCCCCTATCTCTCGGCAACTGCGGGCGCCGACATGGTCGCTGCCGAAAAGAAGGCGGGCTTCACTTATGACGCGAGCCTCGTCACCAAAGGGCCTGCCATGCCTGTCGAGGAAGACGGCATCACTCGCTTCGGCCTGCCGCTGATCCCCGAAGGCCCGAGCGAAAAGCCAATCATCGGCATGGACTACAATCTCTTCGTCCGCCATTCCAAGGGTGAGGAGGATACGGCCGATTCCGTGGAATTCGAGGATCGCGCCTATGCCGCCTTCAAGGAAGCTTTCGACAAGCAATATGCCGGTAACCGCATCCCGCTACAGCTCGGTTTCCACTTCGTCGAAATGAACGGCGGCGCCTACTGGCGTGCGCTAGACCGACTGGTCAGCGACGTCTGCCACCGAACGGATGTGGCCTGCGTCAGCTATTCGGAAGCGATCCCGATGATCGAGGCGCGCGGGAAATTGCAGACGTCAGGTCTCTGA
- a CDS encoding SbmABacA family protein (PFAM: SbmABacA family protein; ABC transporter domain protein~KEGG: rec:RHECIAT_CH0003272 transporter protein required for bacteroid development) produces the protein MFHSFFPQPKTFFTSLVVWTLISIAGWYLFAANLGASLGYAPVPEEQQPIDLSFFLLPENVWFYSYFLLSAVIFCGAWHLKALNHPWKIWSIWGSALIIFVTYFGVQISVVINNWRRPFGDLLQNALSKQPGISVDNFYSLMWVFCQIAFLSMFVSIMTDFFTSHYIFRWRTAMNNFYMSKWEKLRHIEGASQRVQEDTMRFSSTLEGLGISLINSVMTLVVFLPILLALSHYVTELPFIGPVANSLFWLALFWSAFGTLLLAVAGVKLPGLNFRNQRVEAAYRKELVYGEDHAERAEPLTVRELFGNVRRNYYRMYFHYMYFNVARYFYIQADALFVVFMLVPTIVAGTITYGIFQQISTAFGQVSNSFQYLVNSWTTIIELLSIHKRLKAFEAAIDDEPLPEIDQRYLERETGVVHADG, from the coding sequence GTGTTTCATTCCTTTTTTCCGCAGCCAAAGACGTTCTTTACTTCGCTCGTCGTTTGGACCCTGATTTCCATTGCCGGCTGGTATCTCTTCGCCGCCAACCTCGGTGCATCGCTCGGCTATGCGCCGGTTCCCGAAGAGCAGCAGCCGATTGACCTTTCGTTTTTCCTGCTGCCCGAAAATGTCTGGTTCTACAGCTATTTCCTTCTGTCGGCGGTGATCTTCTGCGGTGCATGGCATCTGAAGGCGCTGAACCACCCCTGGAAGATTTGGTCGATCTGGGGATCGGCACTGATCATCTTCGTGACCTACTTCGGCGTCCAGATCAGCGTTGTGATCAATAACTGGCGCCGGCCGTTTGGTGACCTTCTGCAGAACGCATTGTCGAAACAGCCCGGCATTTCTGTCGACAATTTCTACAGCCTGATGTGGGTCTTCTGCCAGATCGCATTCCTCAGCATGTTCGTATCGATCATGACCGACTTCTTCACCAGCCACTACATCTTCCGCTGGCGAACGGCGATGAACAATTTCTACATGTCGAAGTGGGAAAAGCTTCGTCACATCGAAGGCGCCTCCCAGCGCGTTCAGGAAGATACGATGCGCTTTTCGAGCACGCTCGAAGGTCTTGGTATCAGCCTCATCAACTCGGTGATGACGCTCGTGGTATTTCTTCCAATCCTTCTGGCGCTGTCGCATTACGTGACCGAGCTGCCGTTCATCGGGCCGGTGGCGAATTCGCTCTTTTGGCTTGCGCTGTTCTGGTCGGCGTTCGGCACGCTTCTGCTGGCGGTCGCCGGCGTCAAGCTGCCGGGGCTGAACTTCCGCAACCAGCGCGTCGAAGCGGCGTATCGCAAGGAGCTTGTCTATGGTGAGGACCATGCGGAACGGGCTGAGCCGCTGACAGTCAGGGAGCTCTTCGGCAACGTTCGCCGCAACTATTACCGCATGTATTTCCACTACATGTATTTCAATGTCGCCCGTTATTTCTATATCCAGGCCGACGCGCTCTTCGTGGTCTTCATGCTGGTGCCGACGATCGTGGCGGGCACTATCACTTACGGTATCTTCCAGCAGATCTCGACCGCCTTCGGACAGGTCAGCAACTCGTTCCAGTATCTCGTCAATTCCTGGACGACGATCATTGAACTGCTCTCGATTCACAAACGCCTCAAGGCCTTCGAGGCGGCAATCGACGACGAACCGCTGCCTGAAATCGACCAGCGCTACCTAGAGCGCGAGACGGGCGTCGTGCACGCCGACGGTTGA
- a CDS encoding protein of unknown function DUF1228 (PFAM: protein of unknown function DUF1228; major facilitator superfamily MFS_1~KEGG: rec:RHECIAT_CH0003273 putative permease protein) has protein sequence MLARTRNSPPNLVSAAAAGAVAMAAAMGFGRFSYTPILPGMISGVPLSAADAGFIASANFVGYLVGAVLAAYGWAAGRERLVALLSLLATAILLAAMAATDSVAVFAIIRFLAGVASAFAMVFTSSIVLSHGAAAGNDHVQAAHFGGPGAGIALSSVMVLLIGLGFHDGPGGWRADWIGGALYCAASLVVVFLLLPSAPAQSAQAGREPPLIWSRPMVLLTLSYGLFGFGYVITATFLVTIARLSATGPFVEFLCWFIAGLTAAVALFAWKPLVKPLGLGGVYVAALLVEAAGVLATVALPPSAAPLIGGALFGATFLAITAFGLQIGRKLSPDSPRRILAMMTAAFGVGQIVGPVVAGWIAERTGSFTVPTMIAAVALVACAALVMPVIKKIA, from the coding sequence ATGCTCGCCCGCACCCGAAACTCCCCACCGAACCTTGTCTCTGCCGCCGCTGCCGGCGCCGTTGCCATGGCTGCTGCCATGGGCTTCGGGCGCTTCTCCTACACGCCGATCCTGCCCGGTATGATCAGCGGCGTGCCGCTTTCGGCGGCAGATGCCGGCTTCATCGCATCGGCGAATTTTGTCGGTTATCTCGTCGGCGCCGTGCTTGCCGCCTATGGCTGGGCGGCCGGACGGGAGCGGCTGGTGGCGCTGCTGTCGCTGCTGGCAACCGCGATCCTGCTTGCCGCCATGGCCGCCACTGATTCCGTCGCCGTCTTTGCCATCATTCGCTTCCTGGCCGGTGTCGCCAGCGCCTTTGCGATGGTCTTCACCTCGTCGATCGTGCTCAGCCACGGGGCTGCCGCCGGCAACGACCATGTGCAGGCGGCACATTTCGGTGGGCCGGGGGCGGGTATTGCGCTTTCTTCGGTCATGGTGTTGCTGATCGGACTTGGCTTTCACGACGGGCCGGGCGGTTGGCGGGCCGACTGGATCGGCGGGGCGCTCTACTGCGCGGCAAGCCTCGTCGTCGTCTTCCTGCTATTGCCGTCGGCGCCGGCGCAATCGGCGCAGGCGGGCAGGGAGCCGCCGCTCATCTGGAGCCGGCCGATGGTGCTGCTGACCCTGTCTTACGGCCTGTTCGGTTTCGGCTACGTCATCACCGCGACCTTCCTCGTCACCATCGCACGTCTTTCTGCAACGGGACCCTTCGTCGAATTCCTCTGCTGGTTCATCGCCGGCCTGACGGCTGCGGTGGCGCTGTTTGCCTGGAAGCCGCTGGTCAAGCCGCTCGGGCTTGGGGGCGTCTACGTCGCAGCCCTTCTGGTCGAGGCCGCCGGGGTGCTTGCGACGGTCGCGCTACCGCCTTCTGCCGCACCGCTGATTGGCGGGGCGCTGTTCGGGGCGACGTTCCTGGCGATTACTGCTTTTGGGCTGCAGATCGGCCGCAAGCTTTCGCCTGACAGTCCGCGGCGGATCCTGGCGATGATGACGGCCGCCTTCGGTGTCGGCCAGATCGTCGGGCCTGTTGTTGCCGGCTGGATCGCTGAGCGCACGGGCAGCTTCACCGTGCCCACGATGATCGCCGCCGTGGCACTCGTCGCCTGCGCAGCGCTAGTGATGCCCGTGATCAAGAAAATCGCTTAA
- a CDS encoding transcriptional regulator, PadR-like family (PFAM: transcriptional regulator PadR family protein~KEGG: ret:RHE_CH03114 PadR family transcriptional regulator), with protein sequence MRGFKGGMFGGDFRMGRKFAAGDLQLVILALLAEQPRHGYELIKLLEERSGGFYVPSPGVIYPALTYLEETGLAEVEVEGAKKLYRITEAGRGRIEENRAMILHTFAKLERIGEKMAHVKRVFETDRHGADEGDDGDFMQDGGDIRAARMLLRSAMRMRYPWSKPEAARIAGILERAATEILQGGRPGTRG encoded by the coding sequence ATGAGAGGTTTTAAAGGCGGCATGTTCGGCGGAGATTTCCGTATGGGCCGCAAATTCGCGGCGGGCGACCTGCAGCTCGTCATCTTGGCCCTGCTCGCTGAGCAACCGCGCCACGGCTATGAATTGATAAAGTTGCTGGAGGAGCGGTCCGGCGGCTTCTACGTGCCGAGCCCCGGCGTCATCTATCCCGCCCTCACCTATCTCGAGGAAACCGGCCTTGCCGAGGTCGAGGTGGAGGGCGCCAAGAAGCTCTACCGCATCACCGAGGCAGGCCGCGGGCGCATCGAGGAAAACCGCGCCATGATCCTGCATACCTTCGCCAAGCTGGAACGCATCGGCGAGAAGATGGCCCATGTGAAGCGTGTCTTCGAAACCGACCGTCACGGCGCCGACGAAGGCGATGACGGCGATTTCATGCAGGACGGTGGTGATATCCGCGCCGCCCGCATGCTGCTGCGCTCGGCCATGCGGATGCGCTATCCCTGGTCGAAACCCGAAGCCGCCCGCATCGCCGGCATCCTCGAACGCGCTGCCACCGAAATCCTGCAAGGCGGCAGGCCGGGAACGCGGGGTTAA
- a CDS encoding methionine aminopeptidase, type I (KEGG: rec:RHECIAT_CH0003276 methionine aminopeptidase protein~TIGRFAM: methionine aminopeptidase, type I~PFAM: peptidase M24), with protein MVIANDDELVKLKEIGRICANAIQVMAAAMEPGMTTLELDQIGRKVLEDSGARSAPEFCYQFPGATCISINEEIAHGIPGPRVIRAGDLINIDVSAEKDGFFADTGASFTMPPVKPKIERLCRDGKRALWIGLNQVKSGEPLAKIGTAVGAFAQKNRYTLVANLASHGVGRSLHEEPAELSTWPDPSEKRMMTEGLVFTVEPFLSLGATWAEGGDDAWTLYADPKAPTVQYEHTVVATRNGPVILTLPDERA; from the coding sequence ATGGTTATCGCAAACGACGACGAACTGGTAAAGCTCAAGGAGATCGGTCGCATCTGCGCCAACGCCATACAGGTGATGGCGGCGGCAATGGAACCCGGCATGACGACGCTGGAACTCGACCAGATCGGCCGCAAAGTGCTCGAGGATTCGGGCGCGCGTTCGGCGCCGGAGTTCTGCTACCAGTTTCCCGGCGCCACCTGCATCAGCATCAATGAGGAAATCGCCCACGGTATTCCCGGCCCGCGCGTCATCCGCGCGGGCGATCTCATCAATATCGACGTCTCGGCGGAAAAGGATGGCTTCTTCGCCGATACCGGCGCCTCCTTCACCATGCCGCCGGTCAAGCCGAAGATCGAGCGGCTCTGCCGCGACGGCAAGCGGGCGCTTTGGATCGGGCTCAACCAGGTCAAATCGGGCGAGCCGCTTGCAAAGATCGGCACAGCCGTCGGCGCTTTTGCGCAGAAGAACCGCTATACGCTGGTCGCCAATCTGGCGAGCCACGGCGTCGGCCGCTCCCTGCATGAGGAGCCGGCCGAGCTCTCGACCTGGCCGGACCCTTCGGAAAAGCGGATGATGACGGAAGGTCTCGTCTTCACCGTCGAGCCGTTTCTCTCACTCGGCGCGACATGGGCCGAAGGCGGCGACGATGCCTGGACGCTCTATGCCGATCCGAAGGCGCCGACCGTGCAATACGAACACACGGTGGTGGCGACGCGCAACGGGCCGGTGATTCTGACCTTGCCGGATGAGCGGGCGTAG
- a CDS encoding Luciferase-like monooxygenase (PFAM: Luciferase-like monooxygenase~KEGG: rec:RHECIAT_CH0003277 probable oxidoreductase protein) gives MMELGLYTFADVNPNPSRSKGAEAAERLKHLIEEVELADQVGLDVFGLGEHHRPDYAASAPAVALAAAAVKTKNIRLTSAVTVLSSDDPVRVFQQFSTLDLISNGRAEIMAGRGSFIESFPLFGYNLEDYDQLFEEKLDLLLALRDSEVVEWKGELRAPINGRGVYPRPLQDPLPLWVAVGGTPQSVARAGALGLPVALAIIGGEPRRFAPLFDLYREAARRAGQDPAKLKTSINVHGFIADTTEAAANQFYGPQAEVMNRIGRERGWGPTNRAHFDMSRGPNGALFVGDPEAVAEKIIAHHALFKNDRFLLQMAIGLMPHAEIMRGIELYGTKVAPIVRKALTDSSEEAKATA, from the coding sequence ATGATGGAACTGGGGCTTTACACATTCGCCGACGTCAATCCCAACCCTTCCCGCAGCAAGGGCGCGGAAGCGGCCGAACGGCTGAAGCATCTTATCGAGGAAGTCGAGCTTGCCGATCAGGTGGGGCTCGACGTCTTTGGGCTCGGCGAACATCATCGGCCGGATTATGCGGCGTCGGCTCCCGCGGTCGCGCTGGCGGCCGCCGCCGTTAAGACGAAGAACATCCGGCTGACAAGTGCGGTCACCGTGCTCTCGTCCGATGATCCGGTGCGCGTCTTCCAGCAGTTTTCGACGCTCGATCTGATCTCCAACGGCCGCGCCGAAATCATGGCGGGGCGTGGCTCCTTCATCGAGTCCTTCCCGCTGTTCGGCTATAATCTCGAAGATTACGACCAGCTTTTCGAGGAGAAGCTCGATCTGCTGCTGGCGCTGCGCGACAGCGAGGTTGTGGAGTGGAAGGGTGAACTTCGCGCGCCGATCAACGGGCGCGGCGTCTATCCGCGACCGCTGCAGGATCCGTTGCCGTTGTGGGTTGCGGTCGGCGGTACGCCGCAGTCGGTGGCGCGCGCCGGCGCGCTGGGCCTGCCGGTGGCACTGGCGATCATCGGCGGTGAGCCGCGCCGTTTTGCGCCGCTCTTCGATCTCTACCGCGAGGCGGCGCGCCGGGCAGGGCAGGATCCAGCGAAGCTGAAGACCAGCATCAACGTCCATGGCTTCATCGCCGATACGACGGAGGCGGCGGCCAACCAGTTCTATGGGCCTCAAGCCGAGGTGATGAACCGTATCGGCCGCGAGCGCGGCTGGGGACCGACGAACCGGGCGCATTTCGACATGTCGCGTGGGCCGAACGGCGCGCTCTTCGTCGGTGATCCTGAGGCGGTCGCCGAAAAGATCATCGCCCATCATGCACTCTTCAAGAACGACCGCTTCCTGCTGCAGATGGCGATCGGCCTGATGCCGCATGCCGAGATCATGCGCGGCATCGAGCTTTACGGCACGAAAGTCGCGCCGATCGTCAGAAAGGCGTTGACTGATAGCAGCGAAGAGGCGAAAGCGACGGCTTGA
- a CDS encoding Excinuclease ABC C subunit domain protein (PFAM: Excinuclease ABC C subunit domain protein~KEGG: sme:SMc00344 hypothetical protein), producing MMGYVYILASKRNGTLYVGVTRDLAGRLYEHQNELTPGFTSRYGVKILVWFEEYDLLTTAITREKTIKKWPRQWKLNLIERENPEWEDISFHLLGL from the coding sequence ATGATGGGCTATGTCTATATTCTCGCATCGAAGCGCAACGGCACGCTCTATGTTGGCGTGACGCGCGATCTGGCAGGGCGTTTGTACGAACACCAGAATGAACTGACGCCGGGCTTTACGTCGAGATATGGCGTCAAGATTTTAGTGTGGTTCGAGGAATACGACCTCCTGACGACCGCGATCACGCGTGAGAAAACGATCAAGAAATGGCCGCGGCAGTGGAAGCTCAATCTCATCGAGAGGGAGAATCCCGAATGGGAGGATATCTCGTTTCATCTTTTGGGTTTGTGA
- a CDS encoding Activator of Hsp90 ATPase 1 family protein (PFAM: Activator of Hsp90 ATPase 1 family protein~KEGG: rec:RHECIAT_CH0003278 hypothetical protein): MTASTQHELVLVREFDAPREKIYKAWTDPDLMKQWFVPRPWGVTEATLDVRPGGSSVIVMHDPEGNQYPNRGVYLEIIENEKIVFTDAYTSAWVPSEKPFFTGVILLEDLGNGRTKYTAKALHWRAEDKEAHEKMGFHEGWGKAANQLAELLAKM; this comes from the coding sequence ATGACCGCCAGCACGCAACATGAACTCGTCCTCGTTCGCGAATTCGATGCGCCGCGCGAGAAGATCTACAAAGCATGGACCGATCCTGATCTGATGAAGCAATGGTTCGTGCCGCGTCCCTGGGGTGTGACCGAAGCGACGCTCGACGTCCGCCCCGGCGGTTCCAGCGTCATCGTCATGCATGACCCCGAGGGCAATCAGTACCCAAACCGCGGCGTCTATCTCGAGATCATCGAGAACGAGAAGATCGTCTTCACCGATGCCTATACCAGCGCCTGGGTGCCTTCCGAGAAACCTTTCTTCACAGGCGTCATCCTGCTCGAAGATCTCGGCAACGGTCGCACGAAATATACGGCCAAGGCGCTGCACTGGCGCGCGGAGGACAAGGAAGCGCACGAGAAGATGGGCTTCCACGAAGGATGGGGCAAGGCAGCGAACCAACTGGCGGAGCTGCTGGCGAAGATGTGA
- a CDS encoding putative RNA polymerase, sigma-24 subunit, ECF subfamily (TIGRFAM: RNA polymerase sigma factor, sigma-70 family~PFAM: sigma-70 region 2 domain protein; Sigma-70 region 4 type 2~KEGG: rec:RHECIAT_CH0003279 probable RNA polymerase sigma factor protein (sigma-70)) codes for MTDIAWIDLALASARPKALGALLRYFRNLDTAEEAFQEACLRAIRTWPEKGPPRDPTAWLIFVGRNSGIDAVRKRAKIQALPDEDVISDTEDAESDIVERLDDSNYRDDILRLLFICCHPDLPATQQIALALRIVSGLSVPQIARAFLVSESAMEQRITRAKARVAKAGVPFETPSPQERAERLSIVSTMIYLIFNEGYSQADPRHEAAAFSDEAIRLARLMLHIFPSEPELMGLLALMLLQISRRPARFNAGDEIVLLEDQDRSLWNRPFINEALALLDKALRHRQPAPYQIQAAIAAVHSRAKRAEDTDWVEIDLLYRALERLQPSPVITLNRAVVVSKLQGAQDALDLIDPLGEKLGGYFYYHGLRGGLLKQLGLTSQAREAFDRAIALAHSAAEAAHIRRQIDKMQEDATQPIAK; via the coding sequence ATGACAGACATTGCCTGGATCGACCTCGCGCTTGCATCGGCCCGCCCTAAGGCGCTCGGCGCGCTGCTGCGCTATTTCCGCAATCTCGATACCGCGGAAGAGGCGTTTCAGGAAGCCTGTCTAAGGGCGATCCGGACATGGCCGGAGAAAGGGCCACCGCGTGATCCCACAGCCTGGCTCATCTTCGTCGGCCGCAACAGCGGCATCGATGCGGTGCGCAAGCGGGCGAAGATCCAGGCTCTGCCGGATGAGGACGTCATCTCCGATACCGAGGATGCCGAAAGCGACATCGTCGAGCGGCTGGACGATTCCAACTATCGCGACGACATTCTGCGGCTGCTGTTCATCTGCTGCCATCCCGATCTACCCGCGACCCAGCAGATCGCGCTGGCGCTGCGCATCGTCTCCGGCCTTTCGGTGCCGCAGATCGCGCGTGCCTTCCTGGTTTCCGAGAGCGCTATGGAACAACGCATCACCCGGGCCAAGGCGCGCGTCGCCAAGGCCGGCGTGCCTTTCGAAACGCCGAGCCCGCAGGAGAGGGCCGAACGGCTCTCGATCGTCAGCACGATGATCTACCTGATCTTCAACGAGGGTTACAGCCAAGCCGATCCCAGGCATGAGGCGGCAGCCTTCAGCGACGAAGCGATCCGGCTAGCTCGGTTGATGCTGCATATCTTCCCGTCGGAACCGGAGTTGATGGGGCTGCTTGCGCTGATGCTCCTGCAGATCTCACGCCGGCCGGCGCGCTTCAACGCCGGAGACGAGATCGTGCTGCTCGAAGATCAGGATCGGTCGCTCTGGAACCGGCCCTTCATCAACGAGGCCTTAGCGCTACTCGACAAGGCGCTACGCCATCGTCAGCCCGCTCCTTATCAGATTCAGGCAGCCATCGCCGCTGTTCACTCCCGCGCAAAACGTGCCGAGGATACAGACTGGGTGGAGATCGATCTGCTCTATCGCGCGCTGGAGCGTCTCCAGCCGTCGCCTGTCATAACGCTCAACCGGGCCGTCGTCGTCTCCAAGCTCCAGGGTGCGCAGGATGCGCTCGACCTCATTGATCCGCTTGGCGAAAAACTCGGCGGCTATTTCTACTATCACGGCTTGCGGGGCGGGCTGCTGAAGCAGCTTGGCTTGACCAGCCAAGCGCGCGAAGCCTTCGACCGCGCCATTGCACTGGCCCATTCGGCGGCAGAGGCAGCCCATATCCGCCGACAGATCGACAAGATGCAGGAAGATGCCACGCAGCCGATCGCAAAATAA
- a CDS encoding YCII-related (PFAM: YCII-related~KEGG: rec:RHECIAT_CH0003280 hypothetical protein): MLYAILCYAHEETVFAWSKEEEAAVMEKLYAVQEPLAASGKLGPVGRLMPTTAATTVRKGKDEPLVIDGPFAETKEALLGFYVVDFETLDEAIAFSKQLSSVNPGSTSYEIRPFYVFRPGDASS, translated from the coding sequence ATGCTTTATGCAATCCTTTGTTACGCCCATGAGGAAACCGTCTTCGCCTGGAGCAAGGAGGAAGAAGCTGCCGTCATGGAGAAACTCTACGCCGTGCAGGAGCCCCTTGCCGCATCCGGCAAACTCGGCCCTGTCGGCCGGCTGATGCCGACCACGGCTGCGACCACAGTGCGCAAGGGCAAGGACGAGCCTTTGGTCATTGACGGACCTTTTGCGGAAACGAAAGAGGCGCTTCTCGGCTTCTATGTGGTCGACTTTGAAACGCTCGACGAGGCGATCGCCTTCTCGAAGCAGCTTTCATCCGTCAATCCAGGTTCCACCTCTTACGAAATTCGGCCTTTCTACGTCTTCAGGCCCGGAGATGCTTCATCATGA